Genomic DNA from Gossypium hirsutum isolate 1008001.06 chromosome A01, Gossypium_hirsutum_v2.1, whole genome shotgun sequence:
TTGGAGTTTTTGTTGTAAATATTTGGGACTTTGGACTTTTCtagtttttaatttggtttttattcTGTTGATGGTTTGTTATTGATAAGAAAGATTTAGAATCCGATTTTCTCTAAGAGTGAAcgatgttttttttaaataaaatattttcttaagcTTTCGTGTGAAAGAGATATGTTTTAAAGAAAATCAATAAGAACACATTTTTCGGACTCAGTAAAAGATAATAATTGGAACGATTTTAATGTATTGATACATTTTCAAAAACACCATCATGTGACCtggccagattcggccataacgtccaagctgagtttggggtgttatatttagtgatatcagagtgaagttgcaaaacttggctgtggattgggttttaaatttggttttaaagaAATGATTTTCAAATTGGTTGAAATATTTTGACTGAGAATGTGGTACACCGAGTGAGTCTCCGGTGCTGATCCTGTAAGTGTTCTAAAAACTCTGAAAAGTTTATCTGAAAATACTACTAGTATGTTTGAAACAACTATAGGTAGTATACTGTACTGAAAACACTGTAGATAGTGTATGTCGAAAACTATAGTGAGACTACGATTCGCGATAACAGACTCTAAACTTTTGATACTGTTGtgtataaaatatttgttaataaatttcGAAACTgtaactaatgcataaaactgttaatacagataaattttgaaatctacAATGAGTGCACGAGGTATCTCCATACGAGGTACTAGAGGCTAAGGTAGAGGCCGTAGGGGGCTCAAGCTGAGTCTTCATCTTGAGGCAGTATGCCGAATCTTGATACGAGGGAGACGCTGGTTTCACCTGCTAtagagactgggtctcatgatcgcaCGGCCAGGGATGACGCATTGTCCCATGCTATGCTGAGGAtattagagagggtcgctggaccCCACACAGGATCTGGGGGCCGTGGGTCAGTTACAGAACAACTCTAGTCCAATGGGGCTGAGTTATTCAGGGGTGTCATTGGAGTCGCCCTTACGTGGTTGAATATTGGATGGAGGCTatggagaggatcatggatgatttGGATTTTACCTCTGAACAGAAACTGAAGGAGGTTGTTTCACTGCTTCGCAAtgaagcatatcagtggtggctgaaGGTTAAGGATGTCACTCAGCCCAACCGATTGACTTGGGATTACTTTAAGACGACTTTCCAAAGTAAGTATGTGGGGGCCAGTTACATTGACGCGAGGAGATGGGAGTTCCTTAATTTCACCCAGGGAGACCGtacagtggccgagtatgaggccgaatttCTAAGATTGAGTCGGTATGTGCGAGGTATGGTGGCGACCGAGTATGAGCGTTGTGTACgctttgaggatggtctcaggGACAGTTTgcgagttctgatagctccagAGAGGGATCGTGATTTTTCTGCTTTAGTTGAGAAGGAGAAGATTGTCGAGGAGGTTAAGTGCGCTGAGCGCCAAAACTGAGTGAAAAGAAAGAATAAGAGGGAATTGGAGCCCTCGAGTTTTGGgttgaggcctaagaaaaaggccagatctgatgggccagttagagttggGCCTCCTGTTACACGTACTGGGGTGGTGTTTTGTGGGCACTGTGGTAGATGCCATCCGAGCGAATGTTGGACTACTGGGGCTTATTTAAGATGTGGCTCTACGGAGCATCGTGTTAGAGATTGTCCGCTGAGAACTGATCAGATGCAAGCCATGGGTACTGGTACTATGTAGCCACCGAGAGTAGTTCAGTAGCCACCTAGGGGCTGAGGTCAGGCCAAGGTTGGTAACTGCATGGGCTGAGGACAGAGAACACCAAGCAGAGGTGCTGGACCGATTGAGGCGAGGCAGCTTGCATTGGTTTATGCTACTCGTTGCTGTGAGGACTAAGATGCTCCGGACGTCATCACGGTTACGTTCTtgatttataatgtaccttactTTGCATTGATATACATAGGTTCTACAAACTCGTACGTAGCTAGTACTGTGTCTGAAACCTTGGGGATTCCGGTTGAGAGTACTTTTAGTGAGGTAACTGTGGTGAGTCTGTTGAGGCAGTCAGTCCGAGTGAGTAAACTATTTAGAGGCATCCCGTTAGAGGTTCAAGGATAGTATTTCTTGCTGATTTGATGGAGCTTCCATTTGGGGAGTTCAACTTGATTTTGGGCATAGACTGGCTGGTTAAACATCGGGTGAGTCTGGATTGTGCGACGAAAAGGGTTGCCTTGAGGACCGAGGAGGACAGTGAGGTAGTGGTGATTGGGGAACGACGTAACTACCTGACTAATGTGATCTCAGCTTTGGTAGTGGAAAAGTTGGTTCAGAAAggatgtgaggcattcttggcctacATCAGTGTGTCTGATTCTAGGGACTCTTCGGTTAAGGACATTAGAACCGTGAGGGACTTTCTAGATGTATTTCCTAAGGAACTACCGGGGTTGCCTCTGAGCTGTGAGGTAGATTTTGGGATTGAGTTGATTCctggtacagctctggtgtctattgccccttaccgaatggcaccgaaggagcttacagagcttaaggctcaaattcaagaactattaGACCGAGGGGTCattcgtcctagtgtgtctccatggagaGCACctgttctatttgtaaagaagaaagataggaCAATGAGGATGTTCATCGACTACCGTCAGTTGAACAAGCTAACgataagaataagtatccccttCTGAGGATAGATGACTTATTCGACCAGTTCAAAGGGGCTTTtctattttctaagatcgatctGCATTCGTGTTATCATCAAATGAGAGTTAAGTAGGTCGATgtttctagttatgccctttggtttgactaatgcaccagcggcatttatggacttgaagAATCGTGTGTTCCAGCCCTATTGGAAcgatgaaaatgtgcaagtgtacacaatcgcaacaagtaataaagtgacaagtaaatgttgagttatcgtacccacagggactgtgaaaagaattatttatgaatgctatttaaaacattttggtgaaaagaaatattttgttttgaaaagggtgattaaaaaaaataagattttaaaaaaaataaaaataaaaactctaatgcataatttcaaaatatgatttaatcaagatggcaTAActatgttagattaattacatttctttaacttagaattattaaactcatgcttatgctgttacgaataaattcacgacaactcggtaatttgctaacttatgaacatattcacctacataaatccattcatctcttaacatatcccggtgttaattcaaacgattaaacatattttaataagcaaacatgttattgcacatacatactcattaaattgaactaatctcttgcatatccctatgtcaattcaaacgattaattaaatctgataagcacataaaagactatgtgaggtaacaaggtatccttaccttgaaagagtttaatcacaataatcttgcaagttatgcaaggcaagtgtatcaccagatacaatgctaatttaaccttcagctaccttagaagaataaacatgcactgattaagtattgtgtcaattaattataatttcaatccatttaaataattaattcattagttaccttacaatcgTAATGCAAGAATatcttaggcatgattttacttaatcaagtattttactgaggcctataacagcataaacacaattttaataatttaagtagatgaaatgcaatcaaacaaACACGaactaaattcaagctaagctgattaaattaaccatttcaacagcataaatattcatagatattttcatcataacaacaacaaaaattaaagagatagggaataagaatcaaatccggtgtttttccgtggcttgactaggttgctccgttcttccttatTTGTTGTCCTCGCCAATcaaggcttctatgaacactCAATTTCTACTCCAAAATGGCTGAAAAAGAACGCTTTCTCAAGGGGAGAAATTAGCACAAGAGCAAGGGgcttgaaatggaaaaatgagaggagaaagtgagaCAGGAgtgaagagatgtgaatgaatgagggataccttgaatgatcagccaaggggggtTTTATACTGAATGTGGCAGcgaaaatttgctaaaaatagcagccaaagagccactCCTTGGCCAGccatctatgtggcaaagttgatggcttcaactttgctaaatttggCTTGGGGAAAATCTTCAAAGCCATCAATTATGGAGGGGCTGAtttgcaatttgaacaagtcttcatgGGCTTCTTtgcagcttaaataatcagctaatgagTTGAATTGGGTGAGCACTTGGACAGTTTTGGGCTGTCCTCTCCTTGGCcggttcggttcactcggttcgGTTCAATCAGaccattttttcataattaattaataataatctattaacccaaattaacttggacataaattaaaattaattatattatgatttaatacatattattttGGACCGACTTAGGTTGGAAATTAATTTTACtggatacttcaaattgcttctcggttttgtgcttctggcAGTGTTtgtcgagccatttttcgccttttgtgcaaatctgtcgaaaataaccaaaattcatcaaaaataatcataaaattaactaaatttcaacatgttcatattttaagtgcactttaactattttataaaaattaattattttttgataagAATTTAACTgaattcgcatgaatttaagttaaaaagggtatgaaaaagtgtgtaagtTTTGTGTTTCCCCACCCCGAAACTTAGTTCATTGCTCATtctgagtaatgcacaaattttgaagAGAATTTCTCGGAGTCAtgtttgaaaaattccttcagaacaatatttttctctaaattatgaatttaatatacttatgctcaaataCAAGAAATTTGACAGTTATGCTACTTACatatacatatcgttcaaattaatctcaacaactattatgatagcaaaaattaaactaaatactTCCTAATTAAGTCATGTTAAACCTTACCAATGAAATTTTATccctttattcaagattaagctgcaatcattaagtttaacttaggTCTTCATATGTTTtacgtagcaatttctctccactaatgtaggtagcattggaacttttgaatcaataggtctttaacaaggttgcaACGTGGCTGGGCTTAatggtaggtaaaagatagataattttaggcttttaaaccctagactcaacttGTATCAGACCATAAAATTATTACCTTCAATATATCAACtttctttgctttcacatgctcttttgtacatcttattttaagaactcatgctctctctttttctcttttgtttttaaattcgAGCATTTTGTTGAATGTACTACAATTTTACAGCATtcgatatttctttttaaacttccccaaacttatttttaaagaatacttCGAATAgtattgagtctagtgtttggaacaattttaagatagttaagagagaagtgatggctaaatttgcaagggttcaaataaaattaggccatagaGTCTCAAATTTGGGTTTCAAAGggtaaaaatttcatcatggttggcttgaaaggctcaaacggtccaacaaaagttgcctaaatcatttccaatgttccatgcttcctaggatttcgcctcaagaaactactaagtcaattctaaagacttaaactttcatgcatgcctaactttcataaggaactaaaaatttatgatacgatttgcatgctttattagaaattcattcatatcattattaagctaacataataatttattgaaataatagaactttatttatattgaagtttagcatacttaacaaaatttcaaattattaaacaaaatatatcctaatttaattaaaagaaaattttattctgagtggaaataattcaatttcaatttttcagtccccctacttaagatgaacaatgtccttattgtttaaaatgaataaatactatacaccagggaggattttagaaaagaagaggtgagtcaaattgactgcttaagtaccaacctctctctagatccaatcctaggcatgtatatacctattgccacactttatactttgcgaCTTTTTCATTATTcatgatttccatctcttgttttattatgcgaaaataaagattcctaattaaacttaatcctaaaataacttaagaacataaataaaataaggtcaagatccccccttttatttatttgtagaccCTTCCAATTTTGACTCATCTTTTGTTCcatcattattgcctttgcatgaatcacttctctccttcttcgataatggactccatggttcgattataaaatctagaaattcaggcacaaaaataaatgggtcactGTAGATTTTCTTAAGAGCCCTTCTCAtagagtcatcccttattttttagtatctccaataagcttgttgctgccattgcatatgctgcattatgtccatcaactttgacagctcatccCGAAGATCTGGGATAGGTGGTTGAGCTCTGAACAATGAAGTTTCGTCATCAAGTTCAACTTTCGGTTCCATTGGTtccaccttatcagggacttcagCCGATTGCATTGGCTCGGTCTTTGTGTGATCTGCTTCCTCTTCTTCAAGATCCTCACTTCCTTCAGTTTGATGCTGTATAACAGAATCTCCAGTTATttggtagaggtcccaatctgtgattgtgccctggctataccctgtcttctttacgtttgcaaaaattttagctttcaagcacaaaaatgttatcgtaaagggaaagtaggcTGGGCAAGAACGTCTAATGGCACAATTCCGCATTTCTCTcaagatgatttttcccacataaATGGTATTTCCAATTAAATTCGAGTATAACAGGACCATTCACTCTAATGAAACTGTAGCtccatgtgagctaggcataaggctgaaacggatgaaatagaaccatacctttgcgagtggtgtcaaatattctctttgacaagtgtggattccttgctttgacacaatcCACTTAGAACCTAGAACTGTAAGTCCCTCGAGAATTTCTTACAAATTTTCAGGctctatattgctcatcaaggaagaataatTGTCATTTTCGAAAT
This window encodes:
- the LOC107921484 gene encoding uncharacterized protein, which translates into the protein MERIMDDLDFTSEQKLKEVVSLLRNEAYQWWLKVKDVTQPNRLTWDYFKTTFQSKYVGASYIDARRWEFLNFTQGDRTVAEYEAEFLRLSRYVRGMVATEYERCVRFEDGLRDSLRVLIAPERDRDFSALVEKEKIVEEKKARSDGPVRVGPPVTRTGVVFCGHCGRCHPSECWTTGAYLRCGSTEHRVRDCPLRTDQMQAMGTGSTNSYVASTVSETLGIPVESTFSEVTVRHPVRGSRIVFLADLMELPFGEFNLILGIDWLVKHRVSLDCATKRVALRTEEDSEVVVIGERRNYLTNVISALVVEKLVQKGCEAFLAYISVSDSRDSSVKDIRTVRDFLDVFPKELPGLPLSCEVDFGIELIPGTALRKFAKNSSQRATPWPAIYVAKLMASTLLNLAWGKSSKPSIMEGLICNLNKSSWASLQLK